From one Ursus arctos isolate Adak ecotype North America unplaced genomic scaffold, UrsArc2.0 scaffold_1, whole genome shotgun sequence genomic stretch:
- the B3GALT1 gene encoding beta-1,3-galactosyltransferase 1, whose amino-acid sequence MASKVSCLYVLTVVCWASALWYLSITRPTSSYTGSKPFSHLTVARKNFTFGNIRTRPINPHSFEFLINEPNKCEKNIPFLVILISTTHKEFDARQAIRETWGDENNFKGIKIATLFLLGKNADPVLNQMVEQESQIFHDIIVEDFIDSYHNLTLKTLMGMRWVATFCSKAKYVMKTDSDIFVNMDNLIYKLLKPSTKPRRRYFTGYVINGGPIRDVRSKWYMPRDLYPDSNYPPFCSGTGYIFSADVAELIYKTSLHTRLLHLEDVYVGLCLRKLGIHPFQNSGFNHWKMAYSLCRYRRVITVHQISPEEMHRIWNDMSSKKHLRC is encoded by the coding sequence ATGGCTTCAAAGGTCTCCTGTCTCTATGTTTTGACAGTTGTGTGCTGGGCCAGCGCCCTCTGGTATCTGAGTATAACTCGTCCCACTTCTTCCTACACTGGCTCCAAGCCATTCAGCCACCTAACAGTTGCCAGGAAAAACTTCACCTTTGGCAACATAAGAACTCGACCTATAAACCCACATTCTTTTGAATTTCTTATAAATGAGCCCAACAAATGTGAGAAAAACATTCCTTTCCTTGTTATCCTCATCAGCACCACCCACAAAGAATTCGACGCCCGCCAGGCAATCCGAGAGACGTGGGGGGATGAGAACAATTTCAAAGGGATCAAGATAGCCACTCTTTTCCTCCTGGGCAAGAACGCTGATCCTGTCCTAAATCAGATGGTGGAGCAAGAGAGCCAAATCTTCCACGACATCATTGTGGAGGACTTTATTGACTCCTACCATAACCTTACCCTCAAAACATTAATGGGAATGAGATGGGTGGCCACTTTTTGTTCAAAAGCCAAATATGTCATGAAAACAGACAGTGACATTTTTGTAAACATGGACAACCTTATTTATAAACTACTAAAACCCTCCACcaagccaagaagaaggtatttCACTGGCTATGTCATCAACGGAGGGCCAATCCGGGACGTCCGCAGTAAGTGGTACATGCCCAGGGATTTGTACCCTGACAGTAACTACCCACCATTCTGTTCGGGGACTGGCTATATCTTTTCAGCTGATGTGGCTGAACTCATTTATAAGACCTCACTCCATACAAGGCTGCTTCACCTTGAAGATGTCTATGTGGGACTGTGTCTTCGAAAACTGGGCATACATCCTTTCCAGAACAGTGGCTTCAATCACTGGAAAATGGCCTACAGTTTGTGTAGATATCGCCGCGTGATCACCGTGCATCAAATCTCTCCAGAAGAAATGCACAGAATCTGGAATGACATGTCAAGCAAGAAACATCTCAGATGTTAG